Within the Archaeoglobus neptunius genome, the region ATATTTGTTGACGAATCTCTGATTCCGCTGGCCGAAGCAATTGCTCCGTCTATAAAAGCTGAAAAGTACGTTGTGATGACTGATGGAGATCTGCCCGATACGAAGTTGCCGAACGTTTACAGCTACGAGGAGCTTTTGGAGAATTCTGATGATAGCTACGATTTTCCGATGGTTGATGAGACCTCTGCCTATGCCGCATGCTACACATCGGGAACAACGGGGAATCCGAAGGGTGTTTATTACTCCCACAGGTCGATGGTTCTGCATTCAATGATCGCAGCACTGAGTATGGGGCTAAAGCCGGAAGATGTGTACATGCAGATAGTTCCGATGTTTCATGCAAACGGCTGGGGGGTATTTTTCGGTGCAACAATTGTGGGCAGCAAACTGGTATTTCCGGGAAGGTATGCGGTAGATAACCTTGCTCCGGTTGTGGATTTGATGCAGAAGGAGGGTGTAACGGCCACGGCTGGTGCTCCAGCAATCTTCATTCCGTTGCTGAACTACCTCCAGAAGATGGATCCGAAACCGAAATTCAATATAAGGGCCTGGAGTGGTGCTACCGAACCACCGTTGGCGATGATGAAGGGATTGAAGGAGTTCGGAATAGATATCGTGCATGCCTATGGCGCTACCGAAACCTCACCTCTTGTATGCTACAATTTCGTCAAACCCGGTCTCGAGAAAACACTCAGCCAGGATGAGCTGTGGGAGTTGAAGAGGAAGCAGGGAGTTCCGGTGTTTGGTGTTGAGGTGATGCTGGCTGATGATGAGGGCAACGTCTTGCCCAGAGATGGGAAGGCCATTGGCGAGCTGTGTATAAGGGGTCACTGGATTACGGGCAGCTACTACAAGGATCCAAGGACTTTCGAATCTTTCCTTGAGGATGGTGTTTTGAAGTGGTGGAAGAGCGGCGATGCAGCCACGGTAGATGAAAACGGATATATTAAGATAGTGGATCGCTTCAAGGACCTCATAAAGAGCGGTGGGGAGTGGATAAGCAGTGTGGACCTTGAAAATTACCTGATGGCCCATCCAAAGGTCTTTGAAGCATGTGTCGTTGGGATACCCCATCCGAAATGGGAGGAAAGGCCACTTGCATTTGTTGTGCCGAAGTCTGAATACCGGGACAGCATAACAAAGGAGGAGCTTTACGATCACCTCAAGCAGAGGTTTGCGAAGTGGCAGTTACCGGATGACATCATCATCACAGATGAAATACCGAAAACGAGCGTTGGAAAATTCAGCAAGAGAATGTTGAGAGATATGTACAAGGATTACTACATGAAGTCAGAGTAGATACAGAATCCACACCAGCATTGCCGTGATAAATGCAATGACGAATAGCTGTCTGTAGGTCCGGCTAACTTCAGTCCCGAAATACTCGGCGGTCAGAACGTAGCAGAGGTGCAAAGGAGAAAGCATGACTCCGATGTAGCCAGCGGCTATGACGAGCATCAGATTGTGAGGAATGATGTTGCCAACACCTGTGAATGAGGTTAGAAGGGGCAGAGCGATTGAGGAGTAGCTCATTTCAATGCCCGTTGCAAAGCCGACCGTCAGGGTGAGTATGAATGCAGCTATTGGTGCAGGGAACTCAAGGGAAATGTCCGTAAAAAGACTCTCGGCTGCGCCGCTCACCTCAATTACTGATTTGAATACCATTACGGCGAAAACGAGAATTATTATTTTTCTGTCCACCGTTTTTTTCATAATTTTTTCGAAATCCCGTATTTTTGCTCTTCTGTGGATTGAAACTGCCGCTATGGAAACCAGAAGAGACACGAGCAGGTCAATCTTCATGGCCACCGTAAGCAGGATCAGGATTGCAACAGGGTAGAGGTTAAGAAGGGCTTTTGCGGTGTCTTTGCCAATTCTGAATTTTCTCTCCATCCCTCTGGTTAGTAGAAGTCCGGAGATGACTGCGAAGATCGAGATCGGAAAGGTTGCGGAGGCAAATTTGAAGAGATCGGTATTAAGGACGGCTGAGCCGATAATAATGCTTGGATAAAGGGGCCAGAACGTTACCCAGATGTGCCTGAACCAGTAGTTCAGCAGGGTAGCTTTTTCGGGAGACAGGGCGTATTTTTTCACGAGTGGACCAAGCATAACGGCAGATATCAAGGCACCCCCTGGCATTGGTAGCAGACCGATAAGCAAAGGTATCAGGATGAAGCTGTACGCCCCTATTGATTCTGAAAGACTTTCTGCAATCTCTCCAAGCATCCCAAAGTACTCCATGGCATAACCCAGTGTGAAGGCCAGAATTACGATGATGACTATTTTAATCGTCTGGAGACTGACCAGGGCATTGAGCATGACTTCAAACCCGTAAAAGCCAAAGAGAAGATAGCTCAGCACAGCAGAACCCACAAAAAGCGATATTCCAATGTTGAGCTTTCTGATCAGGATCAGAACAAGGACGATAGAGACAACTAAGGCGAGGGTTTGATCCATATTTCTGGCAGAAAATATGGGTATTTAATTTTTCATGTTAACTTTTATATTACCCCTCCCGATCCTCATTGTGTGAAAGAGCTGATAATGAAATACGTCGTTCAGAATGCAGCGAAATACGGTAAAGCTAATGAAAAAGCTGTTATGGGGAAGGTGATCGCAGAGAGTCCGGATTTGAGAGGCAGGGCCAGAGAAGTTCTTGAAATTGTAAGGCAGTGCATAGAAGAATTTGAGAGCCTGAATGAGGAGGATCGGAGCAGGTTAATTCAGAAATACAGCGTTGATGAAGGTGGCAGAAAAGAAGAGCGGAAAGCAGGTCTCCCACCACTGGAGAAGGCCGAGAAAGGAAGGGTGGTCATGCGCTTTGCCCCCAATCCAAATGGTCCTCCTACACTCGGCTCTGCGAGGGGAATAATAGTCAACGGGGAATATGCAAAGATGTACGATGGCAGATTCATCATCCGATTTGATGACACCGATCCCAGGACGAAGAGGCCGATGCTTGAGGCATATGAGTGGTATCTGGAGGATATAGAGTGGCTCGGATACAGGCCGGACGAGGTTATCTACGCATCCAAAAGGATTCCCATATACTATGATTATGCCAGGAAGCTCATTGAGATGGGAAAGGCGTATACCTGCTTCTGCAGCCAAAGAGAATTCAAAGGGTACAGGGATGTAGGTGTGGAATGTCCGCACAGAAATGTTGACCCTGGAAAAGCTCTTGAGATATGGGAGAGTATGCTCGATGGCGAATACGAGGAAGGGGAGGTCGTGCTCAGAATAAAGACAGATATGAAGCACAAAGATCCGGCATTGAGGGACTGGGTTGCCTTCAGGATAATAAAGGAATCTCATCCGCTTACCGGGGATTCATACGTGGTTTATCCAACTCTCGATTTTGAATCAGCCATCGAGGACCATCTGTGTGGAATTACACATATCATCAGGGGGAAGGATCTGATAGACTCCGAAAGAAGGCAGAGGTTCATTTACCGGTATCTGGGGTGGGAGTATCCTCTGACAAAACACTGGGGCAGGGTTAAGATTTTCGAGTTCGGAAAGTTATCTACATCGTCACTCAGGAAAGACATTGAAAGCGGGAAGTATGAGGGATGGGATGACCCGAGATTACCCACGATAAGGGCTTTCAGGAGGAGGGGGTTTGAGGCGGAGGCAATAAGGAGGTTTTTCATATCTCTCGGTGTTGGCGAGAACGATGTATCGGTAAGTCTGAAAAATCTCTATGCAGAGAACAGAAAAATTGTTGATCGCAAGGCCAACCGGTACTTCTTTGTATGGCAGCCTGTCAGGGTGGAAATAGAAGGCTTGCCCGATGAAATCGAGGTTGAACTCCCGCTCAACCCATCAGAGGGAACTAGGAGGAAGCTCAGGGGAGAGAGGATTGTGTATGTTACCAAGGATGACTTTGAGAGGTTGAGGGGACAGATTGTAAGGCTCAAGGACTTCTGCAACGTTGTTCTTGATGAGAGGGCAGAGTTCAGAGGCTTTGAACTCGGAGAGGTTAAAAAGGGGAAGAACATAATCCACTGGCTTCCAGAGAGCGAGGCGGTTCCCTGCGAGGTTTCGGGAGAGGAGAGTAGGGATGGGCTTGTGGAGAGGGGAGTTGCAAGTGATGTGGGGAAGGTTGTGCAGTTCGAGAGGTTTGCATTCTGCAGGATCGAGAAGGCGGGAGAGAAAATTTCAGCGATATACACACATCCGTAGTCTTTGTTCACCACCAAAACCCTTAAAAATCTCACAAGCCTTAGCCTTTTCAGAAGCCCGGGTGGTGTAGTCCGGCCTATCATGCGGGCCTGTCGAGGGTGGTGAGAAGACGAAAGCCCGTAGAAAGCCCGCGACTCGGGTTCAAATCCCGGCCCGGGCGCTTTTTCTTCTGATGTCAGGTTTGGGAGAGGATTTGGAGAAAGCGAGGGATGCAATTGAGAGCATTGAACCATCGGAGCTCCATAACTGGATAAAACAGCTGCCAGAGATCGTTGCAGAGAAAGAGAGGGCAGAGACACTTGTTCTGGTTTTTGTGGTAGAAAGGCTTAAGGAGGTAAACCATGCTGATAGGAATATCGGGCAGTTCTAACAGCGGAAAAACTACCCTCGCATCACTACTCGGAGCTGAGATGGATGCATGCGTAGTGGGAGAGGTTGCAAGTTATGTGGCAGGAGTATGGAAAAAGGAGAAGGAAATGAGCCTTGCGGAGATAAGGGCTTACGATGCAACCCGATTCCAGCTTGAAGTTCTGGAGGAGCAGATAAGGAGGGAGGATGAGGCTTTGCAGAGCCATGAGATTGTAATCGTGGACAGAACGATCTACGACGACCTCTTCTTTGCATTGTTCTACCACGACGATTTACAGCTTCTGAAGAGATACATGAGGATTCTTGAAGAGAGGGAGAGGCAAAGGCAGTACGATTTAATCCTCTACTGCGAGCCCATTGAAGGTGACAACAGTAGCAGGATAGAGCATCAGATAATTCGAAGACTTCTACCCCAACACATCCCAGTCTGCCACCTTCCAGCATTTCCACCAAAGAAGAGGGTTCGGATTGCAGTCAAAGTGATTGAAGAGGTTTTCTCATGCTGATCGAAGTTGTTGGCAGTGCTGACGAATTCCTTGCCAGGATAAACCGCAATTACGGCATCCACTACGAACTCGAAGCCAGAACCGGAGGAGCTGCTGGTGAGGTAGCCTTTCTGAAACTAACCCTCTATGGTCTGGCAGATGATCGCATCATCATCTGCGAAATTGCAGAGATGGCGAGGTGGAATGATAAGAAGGTTGAAGGATTTGGAAAGACTGCAATGGAGAATCTGAAAGCGTGGATAGAGAGGAGATGGAAAGAGATGCAGGTTATGGCAGAGGAGCTTGGGGCAACGAGGGGGAAGTATGAGTGGAAGTGATTTTTCACTTTCGTCTCACCACGGGAATCTGGTTAACATCAAATCGAGAACTTTGAGCAAAATGCTTCTCCTCAGACACTCGTCTTCCTCAGAGAGCTGATCAACGCAGGAAAGCTGCAGAAGGTGTATGTTGGGGTTAGAGATGAGAGGAAGGCTTTGAGAAATTCGAGATTGTTGGATTTCCTGCAGGAGTTCGGCTTTGAGTCGGGAAGCCTGAAACTTGAATCTGATTCCGTAACTCTATTCCCGGTTCTGCTGGTCATCATGATCGGATTCGGGATAATCATTGCCTACCGCCTTGGCGTTGAATATGCTCCCGTCTATGCGTTCTTCATCCTGATCTACTTCCTGAGGTCATCGCTTTTCAGGGAGATCAGAAAGAATTGATTTTAAAAAATTTATATAATTATGAAATTCTATCCATTAGATCCTCAGCGTAACTTTTAGACTGTTTGCCTCTGTAACGCACGTTCCCGAAAGTTTGAAATTTGTCAAAAATCTTCATTTTTTAATGAGGTTGCAAAAACTAAGTTTGCGAGAAGGACTTCGAGAACTCGAAAAAGGAAACAATGAATTCTACTTGGAGGTTGAGTTGTTGGGCGTAGAAGAGAGAGAGGGGTAACTCAACGCGGAAACATCTTTGTGAGAGTTAAGATTAAAGACGAAGAAACGACAGCTACACTCGTTGTTTGGGGTAGCAGCGGAAATAAGCGTAACGTTGAACTTGTAGAGAGAGAATCTGAAATGATTAGAATTATAAGACCTGTCAAGCCTAGCTACTGGGCAAGAACAGGCTACAAAATTGATCTCTGGGCTCACGAAAGGGTTACAAGAATTGAGGAGGTTTAAGGAGATGTGAGTTATGATACTCGGGAAGAAGGAGTATGGAGTATGTATAGTAAACATACCCCTCCAATCTTTGTACGATAGGTGTTTGCAGTTTGTATCCTCCAACAAAAAATGGAAGGTCACAGAAACGTACAAAGATGATAAAAGGGCAATAATATGCTCAAAATCAGGTATCAGTCTTAAAACGTGGGGAGAGGTCATCACTATCAGAATGAAAAAAGTTGATCCGCAGAAAACTAAGGTCTACATCCTCAGCAAATCTGGAGAACGAATGGACTTTGGTAAAAATAAGGAGAACGTGCTCTCTATAATCAACTTCCTAAAGTATTTGACTAATAAAATAGAGATCATTAACGAAAAAATTAACGAGCACGATTTGATACCAATAAAAGAAGACGCTGCTACTTACTTCGGTGGGCATTTCAAATATCCGTTGAAGTCAGGTAGATTTTTTGACATAGGTGGTACAACGAAAACAGGGATTGTTGGCAGACTGGCTTTGTTTGATGACAGGATAGAATTCACAACAAGAAAGTGGCGGATAATAATTCCGCTCGAAAATATTTTAGTTGATTATGTTCGTTTTGAGGAGAAGGATTCAGGCAAAGCAAGTGTAATTGGAGGTGGTGGAGGAGTAGGAGTGCCGTTATCACCAATACCTATTGGAATGGGCTTTGGAGGAGGGTTTTTATCAAAAGAAGGAAACTTGAGTTTGCTAGTAATACCTTACATGGATGAGCATGGAATAAAACATGCCCCCAGATTTCAGATCAAAGGGTTAGTCAGAGACAAAACAGAGGAATGGGCAAAGCTCCTTTATGAAAAGCTAGTAGAGATAAAAAAGCAGAAATCAAAGGAATTGAAGGAAACTAAACAGAGTTCCGAAGCCCTTGACGTTTTTGAGAAGCTGAAGAAATTGAAAGAATTATACGACGCAGGGATACTCACTAATGAAGAGTTTGAAGAAAAAAAGAGGGAACTGTTAGATATGCTATAATTTTGTTGAACCCAATTTTTGAAACAGTTATCAGTGTGTCGGTTTTAGATTATTTCCTTGTAATCTATGTTAGGCCATTGATTTCCAATCCCGTCACCTCCACAAGCCTCTCTACGAACTTGTGGAGGTGGTTGAATGAGGAAGGGAGTCTGGTATGAAGTAGTTGTGGAATAGAAAGGGCTTGGTTGAGAGGGTTGTTGAGAAGATAGTCAGAGAGAGGCTGAAAGGGGAGCTTTACACAGAAACGACAGGTGTGATTCCTGTGAGCTTCTACACGGTTCTGAGTGAAAATGGAGCTTCAGCAATCCTCTTCTGCTTCTTCAACAGCATCAAAGCTGCTGAAAAAGCCGTTGCGGAATTCGAGGAGGAGGTGAGGAAAGAGATAGAGGAAATGGCAATGCTGAAGGCAAGACTCAGAATTCTCAAAGCTGACAGGGAGATCTTCGAGAGAAACGGGATAGGGGTGGTTTGATGAAGGAGCTTTACGATGCTGCTGGGGAGATGAAGAGCAGGGTTATCAGCGAAGGCATCAGAATCATAGACTCAGCCATAGAGATCCGCAGAATCCAGAGAATGACAGTTGAGGGATGGGAAACTTCTCACTTCTCCCTCCTTTTATTCTCTGACCCACACGTATGGCTTTTAACGAACGGAAGGATTTACGCTTCATGGCTCGATGATGAGCTGATTCTGCATTTCAGCGATGAGGAAATGGAAAGGGTTAGGGAGATTCATGGTTATCTGGAGGAGTGGTGATTTCAATGTCTTCAGAATTCAAAAGGGCTGATAAGCTGGATAAAGGCGATAGTAATAGCAGTAACAGCAGGAAATACAGGATGCTCGTCACAAAGGTTAATGGCGTGTTCAGCGTTCTCAGCCTCAACTCCTCAACCGGTACAACCAGGCAGTACACAGTGAAGTGGGACAACGAAAGATGGATCTGCACCTGCCCTGATTTCAGGAGAAATAGCTCAGATTACGCATGCAAGCACATCGAGGCGGTCTTTGTAGCCGCAATGGAGATGCAGAGGGCTGTTGAGGTGGAGGTGAATGGGAGGGTAAGGCTTCCGAAAGAAAGTCTTTAAATATTTTTTATCTTTTTTAATCAAGAAAGAGCAATGGGCGAGATAACCATAAGGCTGATTAAGCCAGGAAGACTGGCTTTTGTTGATCCTCCATTCTTATCGAGTTTGTGAGTGACGATAGATGGTGGACTGTAAAACACTCAACAGGTCCAAAATAAAATTCAAAGCGCCTCTCCCACATCGCTCAGGAACTTCTCGATTAGTCTTTGATCAATATAATAACCAGATTCCAGAAATTTCAGAATGTATGGCTTTATCTCATCAATTACCCCATTATTCTTGGCGATTTTCAAGAGTCCGAGCGTTCCAATATGCCCCACACCCATCCTTTCAGCAACTTTTCTGCCCTTCAGGTCGTCAATGAGCAGAACAAGATTTCTCTCAAGCGACAGGGCGATTGCTTCTGCTTCACCTCTGTCCACGATAATTGACAAAGCCTTAACCAAACGCTCATCTTTCACCTCTTCAGGTATGAGAAAATCCATTTTCGAGAAGCAGTCCCTCTCCTTTTTGAACAGCTCATCCCGGACAGAGGGTGGTATTAAAAATTGCATCACACTTTTTCAGGATTATCAGAGGAGAGGTGTCAGAGACTATCTGCATGTTTTAACTCCTTATCAAGCTCCTCTTCATCCCAGTTTATCACACTCACTTTTTTCTCGCTGAGTATTTTCATGAAATCCTCAACGCAGAAATCTGCAAGTTCTGCCGCCTGTTTTAATGTTAGCTTTCCCTCTCTGTAAAGCTGCACAGCAAGGGCAATCTTCAGATCCTTCTGTGAGAGATCTATTGGAACATCCACTGTGAGGGTTGGCATAAATTGAACTCGCCCCTCTCTTTATTAAGTCTTTCTTAGGATCGTATTTGTTAAAGAAGCTCGAAACCACAAGTGGTTGAGGTCTTGAAGGGTACGTCTTCTGACTGAGAGTATCCAAGAAGTCTGGAAGTTACACGATTTCCCATTGACATTCCTACATTAATACATCTTTCTCAACCCAGCCCGCCAACCTCCAGTGAAGCGGGCTTTTCCGCTGAGGAGGTTTTGGAATGTCAGATGCTGAATCTAAACTGGGTAAAAAGAGCAGAATCAGAGAAGCGATGGAAACTGTGCTGAAAGCCTTCGAAACAAACCCGGAGAAGGTTGTCTTGGCTGTGTTTAAGGGAAACGGAAAGCCATCAGACAGCTGGAGCTTCTTCAACCGCCTCATCATGTTCATGAACGACACAGCAGATGCGAGAGGATTCAGGCAATGGCAAAAGGTTGGCAGGAGAGTTAAAAAGGGTGCAAAGGCATTCTACATCCTCGCTCCTGTAAGAAAGAAAGTTCCTGTTAGAGTCAGGAAAATTGTGATTGTGGAGGAAGAAGAAATTGAAGTAGATGAAACAGTACTCGTTGAAAAGCTCGTCAGCTTCAAATCCATCCCTGTTTTCCGCTATGAGGATACTGAGGGTGAGCCACTGCCAGAAGAGAAGTTTGACTTCGAAGTCCCATGCGAATTTCAGGGAATAATCGATGAACTCGGATTGAGGGTAGAAACAAAATCCTTCAAGAGATTTTATGGATGTTACAGCATCCAGAGCAAGGTCATCAGACTGCTTCTCCAGAACTCATTGTCTTCTTGCATGAACTCTGCCATGCAGTCGACGATTACCTTCACGGTGTTCATGCCGGTCAGATTCCGTTGCAGGAGGTTGTTGCTGAGTTCAGTGCTGCCGTCATAGCCTGTTTGCTGGGACACAGAATCCCGCTGGGTAACGTGAAGGAGTATATCGAGAGTTACGGATTTACAGAGCTTTTCAAAGTCTTTTCGAGGGTTGAGGGGGTTGTTGAGTTCGTTGTTGAGAGAACAGCCACGGGAGATGATGGGAATATAGCACAGAAATACTGGGGCATTGATGTGTAATTGCGCTACACAGCAATCAGATTTATGACGCCACAACTGCTAAATTCGATTGAAGATGTAGCGACAAAACGAACGGATTAACGACTCAACTACCACTCATTCAGACTCCTCATTCGCAATACTCAAAGCTTTCCTGTAAACGTCTCCGCTAAGCCAAAAACCGGAATCCATCAGCGTATCCAACTCCTTTTTCAGACTCCCTATGTAGCCCATCTTCTTCGCCCATAGCAGTAAACCAACGGTTCCCATAACCTTGAGTCCAAGCTTCTCCGCAAGATTTCTTGCGTCCTTCTCATCAAGCAAAACGAAGGCATCTACTTCTGATGCAAGCGTTATAGCTTCACTCTCCCCAGCATCAAGGTAAACTCTCAGCAGATTGTACAGCTTTAAATTTGTTATCTTTCTAACCTCAAATCCTGCTTTTTTGACTTCTTCCACGCCTGCTCTTCCTTTTCCCTCTTCAACAACCTCTC harbors:
- a CDS encoding long-chain fatty acid--CoA ligase, whose product is MRFVRGFPSTMMDDYQLNMINILRHAATNFPEREVVSRNLDGSVFRYNYGEAFKRVSKLANALESIGVDVGDRVGVLSWNTHRFYELFFGVSGIGAVLLEMNLRLHPKEIAYVANHSGAKVIFVDESLIPLAEAIAPSIKAEKYVVMTDGDLPDTKLPNVYSYEELLENSDDSYDFPMVDETSAYAACYTSGTTGNPKGVYYSHRSMVLHSMIAALSMGLKPEDVYMQIVPMFHANGWGVFFGATIVGSKLVFPGRYAVDNLAPVVDLMQKEGVTATAGAPAIFIPLLNYLQKMDPKPKFNIRAWSGATEPPLAMMKGLKEFGIDIVHAYGATETSPLVCYNFVKPGLEKTLSQDELWELKRKQGVPVFGVEVMLADDEGNVLPRDGKAIGELCIRGHWITGSYYKDPRTFESFLEDGVLKWWKSGDAATVDENGYIKIVDRFKDLIKSGGEWISSVDLENYLMAHPKVFEACVVGIPHPKWEERPLAFVVPKSEYRDSITKEELYDHLKQRFAKWQLPDDIIITDEIPKTSVGKFSKRMLRDMYKDYYMKSE
- a CDS encoding TIGR00529 family membrane protein, with amino-acid sequence MDQTLALVVSIVLVLILIRKLNIGISLFVGSAVLSYLLFGFYGFEVMLNALVSLQTIKIVIIVILAFTLGYAMEYFGMLGEIAESLSESIGAYSFILIPLLIGLLPMPGGALISAVMLGPLVKKYALSPEKATLLNYWFRHIWVTFWPLYPSIIIGSAVLNTDLFKFASATFPISIFAVISGLLLTRGMERKFRIGKDTAKALLNLYPVAILILLTVAMKIDLLVSLLVSIAAVSIHRRAKIRDFEKIMKKTVDRKIIILVFAVMVFKSVIEVSGAAESLFTDISLEFPAPIAAFILTLTVGFATGIEMSYSSIALPLLTSFTGVGNIIPHNLMLVIAAGYIGVMLSPLHLCYVLTAEYFGTEVSRTYRQLFVIAFITAMLVWILYLL
- the gltX gene encoding glutamate--tRNA ligase, producing MFHVNFYITPPDPHCVKELIMKYVVQNAAKYGKANEKAVMGKVIAESPDLRGRAREVLEIVRQCIEEFESLNEEDRSRLIQKYSVDEGGRKEERKAGLPPLEKAEKGRVVMRFAPNPNGPPTLGSARGIIVNGEYAKMYDGRFIIRFDDTDPRTKRPMLEAYEWYLEDIEWLGYRPDEVIYASKRIPIYYDYARKLIEMGKAYTCFCSQREFKGYRDVGVECPHRNVDPGKALEIWESMLDGEYEEGEVVLRIKTDMKHKDPALRDWVAFRIIKESHPLTGDSYVVYPTLDFESAIEDHLCGITHIIRGKDLIDSERRQRFIYRYLGWEYPLTKHWGRVKIFEFGKLSTSSLRKDIESGKYEGWDDPRLPTIRAFRRRGFEAEAIRRFFISLGVGENDVSVSLKNLYAENRKIVDRKANRYFFVWQPVRVEIEGLPDEIEVELPLNPSEGTRRKLRGERIVYVTKDDFERLRGQIVRLKDFCNVVLDERAEFRGFELGEVKKGKNIIHWLPESEAVPCEVSGEESRDGLVERGVASDVGKVVQFERFAFCRIEKAGEKISAIYTHP
- a CDS encoding AAA family ATPase, which encodes MLIGISGSSNSGKTTLASLLGAEMDACVVGEVASYVAGVWKKEKEMSLAEIRAYDATRFQLEVLEEQIRREDEALQSHEIVIVDRTIYDDLFFALFYHDDLQLLKRYMRILEERERQRQYDLILYCEPIEGDNSSRIEHQIIRRLLPQHIPVCHLPAFPPKKRVRIAVKVIEEVFSC
- a CDS encoding SHOCT domain-containing protein, which encodes MILGKKEYGVCIVNIPLQSLYDRCLQFVSSNKKWKVTETYKDDKRAIICSKSGISLKTWGEVITIRMKKVDPQKTKVYILSKSGERMDFGKNKENVLSIINFLKYLTNKIEIINEKINEHDLIPIKEDAATYFGGHFKYPLKSGRFFDIGGTTKTGIVGRLALFDDRIEFTTRKWRIIIPLENILVDYVRFEEKDSGKASVIGGGGGVGVPLSPIPIGMGFGGGFLSKEGNLSLLVIPYMDEHGIKHAPRFQIKGLVRDKTEEWAKLLYEKLVEIKKQKSKELKETKQSSEALDVFEKLKKLKELYDAGILTNEEFEEKKRELLDML
- a CDS encoding SWIM zinc finger family protein; this encodes MSSEFKRADKLDKGDSNSSNSRKYRMLVTKVNGVFSVLSLNSSTGTTRQYTVKWDNERWICTCPDFRRNSSDYACKHIEAVFVAAMEMQRAVEVEVNGRVRLPKESL
- a CDS encoding DUF3368 domain-containing protein; translated protein: MQFLIPPSVRDELFKKERDCFSKMDFLIPEEVKDERLVKALSIIVDRGEAEAIALSLERNLVLLIDDLKGRKVAERMGVGHIGTLGLLKIAKNNGVIDEIKPYILKFLESGYYIDQRLIEKFLSDVGEAL
- a CDS encoding UPF0175 family protein — encoded protein: MPTLTVDVPIDLSQKDLKIALAVQLYREGKLTLKQAAELADFCVEDFMKILSEKKVSVINWDEEELDKELKHADSL
- a CDS encoding DUF3368 domain-containing protein produces the protein MKVVADSSVLINLCKISRLDLLKHFEVLIPEAVWREVVEEGKGRAGVEEVKKAGFEVRKITNLKLYNLLRVYLDAGESEAITLASEVDAFVLLDEKDARNLAEKLGLKVMGTVGLLLWAKKMGYIGSLKKELDTLMDSGFWLSGDVYRKALSIANEESE